In Desulfovibrio sp. Fe33, a genomic segment contains:
- a CDS encoding 4Fe-4S dicluster domain-containing protein: protein MSEKKYGTGTISRRGFLKTLGVGGAGALIPAAPVLAAQERVPSPSDGELATLLDLSKCIGCGACVEACRESNASKFPEPVKPFPEMLPSRRAKPEDWSDMRDVDDRLTPYNWLFLQNAVVEYEGESYDINIPRRCMHCQNPPCANMCPFGAANKQVNGLTRISADLCMGGAKCRAVCPWNIPQRQSGVGLYRHIMPRLAGNGVMYKCDRCYQLLDKGALPACIEACPEDVQIIGPRAEIVAKAEALARENGWFLYGLEENGGTNTIYVSPVPFDLIDQAIDKDSGRGTGKGPKAQGPGKGGKNALGPGKPHMGPVEDVMADETKLAAAALIAPVAGIAAGVLGLGSRLLNNDGEDGHED from the coding sequence ATGTCAGAGAAAAAATATGGGACGGGAACCATAAGCCGCCGCGGGTTCCTCAAGACCCTGGGGGTGGGGGGAGCCGGAGCGCTTATCCCGGCCGCCCCGGTTCTGGCTGCGCAGGAGCGCGTTCCGTCGCCTTCGGACGGCGAATTGGCCACCCTGCTGGATTTGTCCAAATGTATCGGCTGCGGAGCCTGCGTAGAGGCCTGCCGCGAGTCCAACGCATCCAAATTCCCGGAGCCGGTCAAGCCGTTCCCGGAGATGTTGCCGTCCCGTCGGGCCAAGCCCGAGGATTGGTCCGACATGCGGGACGTGGATGATCGGCTGACCCCCTACAACTGGCTGTTTCTGCAGAACGCCGTGGTCGAGTACGAGGGCGAGTCCTACGATATCAACATACCCCGGCGGTGTATGCATTGCCAGAATCCGCCCTGCGCCAACATGTGTCCCTTCGGCGCGGCCAACAAGCAGGTCAACGGACTGACCCGCATCAGCGCGGATTTGTGCATGGGCGGAGCGAAGTGCCGCGCCGTGTGTCCGTGGAACATCCCCCAACGCCAGTCCGGCGTGGGATTGTACCGCCATATTATGCCGCGTCTGGCGGGCAACGGCGTCATGTACAAATGCGACCGCTGCTACCAGCTCCTGGACAAGGGCGCGCTGCCCGCCTGCATCGAGGCCTGTCCGGAGGACGTGCAGATCATCGGCCCGCGCGCCGAGATCGTGGCCAAGGCCGAGGCGCTGGCAAGGGAGAATGGGTGGTTCCTTTATGGACTGGAGGAAAACGGCGGGACCAATACAATATATGTCTCCCCCGTGCCCTTCGACCTCATCGATCAGGCCATCGACAAGGATTCCGGCCGGGGAACCGGCAAGGGGCCGAAGGCTCAGGGGCCGGGCAAGGGCGGTAAGAACGCGCTCGGACCCGGCAAGCCGCACATGGGGCCCGTGGAGGACGTCATGGCCGACGAGACCAAGCTGGCCGCGGCCGCGCTCATCGCCCCGGTTGCGGGCATCGCCGCCGGAGTGCTCGGCCTCGGGTCCAGGCTCCTGAACAACGACGGGGAGGACGGCCATGAAGACTAG
- a CDS encoding 4Fe-4S ferredoxin, whose amino-acid sequence MKTRPYPGWITRLFILTVAALTFTGFMQMPLAKRYALTTIPGMAWTGDFFMVHKMHYVLGAALLFLAALVAVNWFRSWKNKLTLTGLGLARVAVVGGLLVSGALRVYRNLPGVTLDPVYIVTIEWVHLSLVMVLGVLALVALVRRASAYAVRK is encoded by the coding sequence ATGAAGACTAGACCCTATCCCGGCTGGATCACCCGGCTGTTTATCCTTACCGTGGCCGCCCTGACCTTTACCGGGTTCATGCAGATGCCGCTGGCCAAGCGGTACGCCCTGACCACCATTCCGGGTATGGCCTGGACCGGCGACTTTTTTATGGTTCACAAGATGCACTACGTTCTCGGGGCCGCGCTCCTATTCCTCGCGGCCCTGGTAGCGGTCAATTGGTTCAGAAGCTGGAAGAACAAGCTCACGCTGACCGGCCTCGGCCTCGCCCGCGTCGCGGTGGTCGGCGGGCTGCTCGTTTCGGGCGCGTTGCGCGTTTACCGAAACCTTCCCGGCGTAACGCTGGACCCCGTCTACATCGTGACCATCGAGTGGGTGCACCTCTCCCTGGTCATGGTCCTGGGCGTCCTTGCTCTTGTCGCCCTGGTGCGCAGGGCATCGGCTTACGCCGTGCGCAAATAG
- a CDS encoding nitroreductase family protein, producing the protein MEFNEILERRRAINFFDPARDVPEDLLRTVLAEAGQAPSSFNLQPWKVKIVRDPARKAALRALAFDQPKVTEAPVVLIVLGDRAGWQEGNSTLEGHFEHNLKPEQRDWFINTTKALYGDTPDASLAFAAKNAGLFAMSFMFAACAHGLDTHPMDGFDREAVRKEFGIPDNYWIPMLIAVGHRIPDLQVHPKAWRQSVDEMILK; encoded by the coding sequence ATGGAATTCAACGAAATCCTTGAACGACGTAGAGCCATCAACTTTTTCGATCCCGCCCGGGACGTGCCTGAGGACCTGCTGCGGACCGTCCTTGCCGAGGCCGGACAGGCCCCTTCCAGCTTCAACCTCCAGCCGTGGAAGGTCAAAATCGTTCGCGATCCGGCGCGCAAGGCGGCTCTTCGGGCCTTGGCCTTCGATCAGCCAAAAGTGACCGAGGCCCCGGTGGTGCTCATTGTCCTGGGCGACCGCGCGGGCTGGCAGGAAGGCAACTCCACCCTGGAAGGCCACTTCGAGCACAACCTCAAGCCGGAACAGCGCGACTGGTTCATCAACACCACCAAGGCCCTGTACGGCGACACGCCGGACGCCTCCCTGGCCTTTGCCGCCAAAAACGCGGGGCTGTTCGCCATGTCCTTCATGTTCGCGGCCTGCGCCCACGGCCTGGACACCCACCCCATGGACGGCTTCGACCGCGAGGCCGTGCGCAAGGAATTCGGCATCCCGGACAACTACTGGATTCCCATGCTCATCGCCGTGGGGCACCGCATCCCGGACCTTCAGGTCCATCCCAAGGCCTGGCGCCAATCCGTGGACGAGATGATTCTGAAGTAA
- a CDS encoding Dam family site-specific DNA-(adenine-N6)-methyltransferase — translation MANEVAVDRDAFQPAKPILKWAGGKSQMLDILVPLIPPVYGKYIEPFIGGGALFFATSPANAVIADSNPELVNLYSVVSNQVDELILALRPFKNDKDLFYEIRAQDWQSLTPVQAAARTIFLNRTCFNGLYRVNKKGGFNVPFGSYANPTICDETNLRQASMALQGKPIICGDYKDVLRDHAKKGDFVFLDPPYLPVSEYSDFKRYTKEQFYEEDHQDLADEVKRLCDLGCHVVLTNSNHPLVHELYGQFQVDVYQTKRNISSKGKKRTGEDVVVTVKPRKSFALRSIPKPVSGQVKKYPSTRYMGSKAKLLPHIRDIVRQFDCKTVLDLFSGSGIVSYMLKTEGKQVVSNDYMALCSTYTKALVENNTVTLPMDMAKSLLVPADGGDNFVQETFRGLYFTDDENVLIDNLRTNIKALRNPYQRAIATASLCRACFKKRPRGIFTYVGYRHDDGRKDLRMSFEEQFLEAVRVNNEAVFDNGQQNIVRRGDAMSIRSKPDLVYMDPPYFSQHSDNEYVRRYHFAEGIACDWQDVEMQWHTKTKKFKNYPTPFSTKNGAYDAFDRLFRKFRESVQVVSYSSNSLPTLDEMVELMSKYKQHVEVIAVDYKYSFGTQNHKVGDNNNTVKEYIFVGY, via the coding sequence ATGGCCAATGAAGTTGCTGTCGATAGGGACGCATTCCAACCGGCAAAGCCCATATTGAAATGGGCTGGTGGAAAATCGCAAATGCTGGACATTCTTGTCCCGCTAATCCCCCCGGTATACGGGAAATACATTGAACCGTTTATCGGTGGAGGAGCCCTGTTTTTTGCAACGTCCCCGGCCAATGCGGTAATCGCCGACTCCAACCCCGAGTTGGTCAACCTGTATAGCGTTGTGTCCAACCAGGTGGACGAGTTGATTTTGGCCTTGCGTCCGTTCAAGAACGATAAGGATTTGTTCTATGAAATCCGTGCGCAGGACTGGCAATCGCTTACCCCCGTGCAAGCGGCCGCACGGACGATTTTCTTGAACCGCACATGTTTCAACGGGCTTTACCGGGTCAACAAGAAGGGCGGTTTCAATGTTCCCTTTGGTTCCTACGCAAACCCGACTATCTGCGATGAAACCAACCTTCGCCAAGCATCTATGGCCCTGCAAGGAAAGCCGATTATATGCGGGGACTACAAAGATGTGTTGCGGGACCATGCGAAAAAGGGTGATTTTGTTTTTCTGGATCCGCCTTATCTCCCTGTTTCCGAATACAGCGATTTCAAGCGGTATACCAAGGAGCAGTTCTACGAAGAGGACCATCAGGATCTGGCCGATGAGGTCAAGCGTTTGTGCGATTTGGGTTGCCATGTCGTCTTGACCAACTCGAACCATCCGTTGGTGCATGAACTGTATGGGCAGTTCCAAGTCGATGTGTACCAGACCAAGCGAAACATCAGTAGCAAGGGCAAGAAACGCACCGGTGAGGACGTGGTGGTGACGGTGAAGCCCCGCAAAAGCTTTGCCCTGCGTTCCATCCCCAAACCTGTTTCCGGTCAAGTCAAGAAGTACCCATCCACGCGCTACATGGGGTCCAAGGCCAAACTTTTGCCCCACATCCGGGACATTGTTCGCCAGTTTGATTGCAAGACGGTTCTGGACCTTTTTTCGGGGTCCGGCATTGTCAGCTACATGCTGAAGACAGAAGGCAAGCAGGTGGTCAGTAACGACTACATGGCATTGTGTTCGACCTACACCAAGGCATTGGTCGAGAACAACACGGTGACGCTACCCATGGACATGGCAAAGTCGCTTCTGGTCCCGGCAGACGGCGGCGACAACTTCGTCCAGGAAACATTCCGGGGGTTGTACTTCACCGATGATGAGAATGTCCTTATCGACAATCTCCGGACGAACATAAAAGCCCTGCGAAATCCCTATCAGCGGGCCATTGCGACCGCATCCCTGTGTCGGGCGTGCTTCAAGAAACGCCCCCGTGGCATTTTCACCTACGTTGGTTACCGGCATGACGATGGAAGGAAAGATCTTCGGATGAGTTTCGAAGAGCAGTTTCTGGAAGCTGTCCGGGTCAACAATGAAGCCGTTTTCGACAACGGACAGCAAAACATAGTCCGCCGGGGTGATGCCATGTCGATTAGGAGCAAGCCTGATCTGGTCTACATGGATCCGCCGTATTTCAGCCAGCATTCAGACAACGAGTATGTGAGGCGATACCACTTTGCGGAAGGCATCGCATGCGACTGGCAGGACGTGGAAATGCAATGGCATACCAAAACGAAGAAGTTCAAAAACTATCCCACCCCGTTTTCGACTAAGAATGGGGCATATGACGCCTTTGACCGGCTTTTCAGGAAGTTCAGGGAAAGCGTCCAGGTTGTGTCTTATTCGTCGAACTCGTTGCCCACCTTGGACGAGATGGTCGAGCTTATGTCCAAATACAAGCAACACGTCGAAGTCATAGCGGTGGACTACAAATATTCATTTGGCACGCAGAACCACAAGGTTGGAGACAACAACAACACCGTAAAAGAATACATCTTCGTAGGGTACTAG
- a CDS encoding AlwI family type II restriction endonuclease, translating to MTRWKIGDTGVRNPMRLRDGLIVLANDLTHKGEFYGNLHGPEQNAIFRNALAEQGVVSLVGDKTNSVARKWINSLSSLGFIYPHSRNEKVMEVYQKELGKPDTITENGWRLIKTESVAGWQECFLRSLAAFYEPTEQGYFSPLRHTLAVMLELKKLTGSSAISGFEMEVIVQLSSSFDGSDVVAKEVVDFREQRNVAERKKVFDRDFKGKVASTVGLKPKSLYDYRDMNLRHLKATGLVQSKGRGIALVPSKYVLIEKIIHEESVPQNEIECLRQLCDGAILPTDHKQEALSVLQDLAEQLEKRGCPYDLKGRPLETPQDIEVARHDLEDSLFHLDELEYAKQQASMSEEISAFLQLLIESKKKASKTLSNGKKVRIPDGEAPAYFEWIIWRAFLAIDSLTIDPWDARRFKIDRDFLPVGTAPGNGPDIVFEFEDMVLVVEVTLTSSSRQEAAEGEPVRRHVAKYAEDNANNGKKVFGLFLAINVDTNTANSFRLGEWYMKGDRRIALNIVPMSLLDFKAIWDASLDDVSKVLPKLKYLMMECRSHINEHAPEWKKKVSELAQQTAASLKSQ from the coding sequence ATGACACGTTGGAAGATCGGCGACACAGGGGTTAGAAATCCAATGAGATTGCGGGACGGGCTTATCGTCCTGGCAAACGACCTCACCCATAAAGGTGAGTTTTATGGCAACCTTCATGGCCCAGAGCAAAATGCCATTTTTCGAAATGCGTTGGCCGAACAGGGTGTCGTTTCCCTGGTAGGCGATAAAACTAACAGTGTCGCCCGAAAGTGGATCAATTCACTGTCTTCACTTGGCTTCATCTACCCCCATTCCAGAAATGAAAAAGTGATGGAGGTCTATCAAAAGGAACTTGGGAAGCCGGATACGATTACGGAGAACGGTTGGCGTCTAATCAAGACTGAAAGCGTTGCCGGGTGGCAGGAATGCTTCTTGAGATCCCTGGCGGCTTTTTATGAGCCGACCGAGCAAGGATATTTTTCACCGTTAAGGCACACCTTGGCTGTCATGCTTGAGTTGAAGAAGTTGACCGGAAGTAGTGCTATTAGCGGGTTTGAAATGGAAGTCATAGTCCAGTTGTCATCCTCGTTCGATGGTTCAGATGTTGTTGCAAAAGAGGTTGTTGATTTTAGGGAACAACGCAACGTCGCCGAACGGAAGAAGGTATTTGATAGGGACTTCAAGGGAAAAGTTGCATCTACTGTCGGCTTGAAGCCCAAAAGCCTATACGACTACAGGGACATGAACCTTCGGCATCTGAAAGCAACCGGGTTGGTGCAAAGCAAGGGCCGGGGGATAGCCTTGGTTCCTTCCAAATACGTGTTGATTGAAAAAATCATACACGAGGAAAGTGTTCCCCAAAATGAAATAGAATGCCTGCGGCAACTATGCGATGGTGCAATCCTGCCAACGGACCACAAGCAGGAAGCATTGTCTGTCTTGCAGGATTTGGCCGAACAACTTGAAAAAAGAGGCTGTCCTTATGATCTGAAAGGTAGGCCCCTTGAAACGCCACAAGACATTGAAGTTGCCCGGCACGACTTGGAAGACAGCCTGTTCCATCTTGACGAGCTTGAATACGCGAAACAACAGGCCAGCATGTCGGAAGAGATCTCGGCCTTCTTGCAGTTGTTGATCGAAAGCAAAAAGAAGGCATCGAAAACACTGTCAAATGGGAAAAAGGTCAGGATCCCTGATGGGGAGGCCCCCGCCTATTTTGAATGGATTATCTGGAGGGCCTTTCTTGCCATAGATTCTTTGACCATAGATCCTTGGGATGCACGCCGCTTCAAAATCGACCGTGACTTTCTTCCGGTCGGGACAGCGCCAGGCAATGGGCCTGATATTGTTTTCGAGTTTGAAGATATGGTCTTGGTTGTCGAAGTCACATTGACTTCTTCTTCCAGACAGGAGGCCGCAGAGGGCGAACCTGTCAGGCGGCATGTTGCGAAATATGCGGAAGACAATGCCAATAATGGCAAGAAAGTCTTTGGATTATTCCTTGCGATCAACGTGGACACCAATACGGCCAACTCGTTCCGTCTTGGCGAATGGTACATGAAGGGCGATAGAAGAATAGCTTTGAATATCGTCCCCATGTCTTTGCTGGATTTTAAAGCCATATGGGACGCATCCCTTGACGATGTGTCCAAGGTTTTGCCGAAGTTGAAATATCTGATGATGGAATGCCGGAGCCATATCAACGAGCATGCGCCGGAATGGAAGAAAAAAGTGTCAGAACTAGCCCAACAGACGGCCGCATCCTTAAAATCCCAGTAG
- the argC gene encoding N-acetyl-gamma-glutamyl-phosphate reductase, producing MSQIIKAGLVGVTGYTGMELARLMIHHSSMELVRATSRSEAGKTLADIYPFLNRLPLGELVITQPDAADLAEECDVVFLAVPHKTAMEIAAELIEAGVKVVDLSADFRINDKATYEAWYKVEHTRADLLAEAVYGLPELYLDKIMGARLIANPGCYPTSSILGLAPALSAGLIETGDIVIDAKSGASGAGRGAKVPNLFCEVADSFKAYGLPTHRHTPEIEQEISKLAGTEITVSFNTHLLPIDRGILSTIYTRLKGETSLKEVRQVYTDFYSDKPLVRVLPEGQLPETRFVRGTVFCDIGLVVDPRTGRLIILSAIDNLCRGASGQALMNANLICGLDIDEGLPMAPMMP from the coding sequence ATGTCCCAGATCATCAAGGCCGGGCTGGTGGGCGTCACCGGCTACACCGGCATGGAATTGGCCCGGCTCATGATTCACCACTCCTCCATGGAGCTGGTCAGGGCCACCTCCCGGTCCGAAGCGGGCAAAACGCTCGCCGACATCTACCCCTTCCTGAACCGGCTGCCGCTGGGCGAACTGGTCATCACCCAGCCCGATGCGGCCGACCTGGCCGAAGAATGCGACGTGGTCTTCCTGGCCGTGCCGCACAAGACCGCCATGGAAATCGCCGCCGAACTGATCGAGGCGGGCGTGAAGGTCGTCGACCTCTCCGCGGACTTCCGCATCAACGACAAGGCCACCTACGAGGCGTGGTACAAGGTTGAGCACACCCGCGCCGACCTGCTTGCGGAAGCGGTCTACGGCCTGCCCGAACTGTACCTCGACAAGATCATGGGAGCGCGGCTCATCGCCAACCCCGGCTGCTACCCGACCTCCTCCATCCTCGGCCTGGCCCCGGCCCTGTCCGCCGGGCTCATCGAGACCGGAGACATCGTCATCGACGCCAAGTCCGGCGCTTCGGGCGCGGGACGCGGGGCCAAAGTGCCCAACCTCTTCTGCGAGGTCGCCGACTCATTCAAGGCCTATGGCCTGCCCACCCACCGGCACACGCCCGAGATCGAGCAGGAAATTTCCAAGCTGGCCGGAACCGAAATCACGGTTTCCTTCAACACCCATCTGCTACCCATCGACCGGGGCATCCTGTCCACGATCTACACCCGGCTCAAGGGAGAAACCTCCCTGAAAGAGGTTCGCCAAGTCTACACGGACTTCTACTCGGACAAGCCGCTGGTCCGCGTGCTGCCCGAGGGCCAGTTGCCCGAGACCCGGTTCGTGCGCGGCACGGTCTTCTGCGACATCGGCCTGGTGGTCGATCCCCGCACCGGCAGGCTCATCATCCTTTCGGCCATCGACAACCTCTGCCGCGGCGCATCCGGTCAGGCGTTGATGAACGCCAACCTGATCTGCGGACTGGACATCGACGAGGGGTTGCCCATGGCCCCGATGATGCCCTAG
- a CDS encoding DUF1844 domain-containing protein, with protein sequence MAENTCRENPMKGIPVGINFTTFLYSLSSSAMVALGEAADPGSGKVEFNKELAKHTIDVLGMLKDKFDNGLDDGEKKLMCDIVYNLRMAYVNKTK encoded by the coding sequence ATGGCCGAGAACACCTGTAGAGAAAATCCCATGAAGGGCATCCCCGTGGGTATCAATTTCACAACTTTCCTGTATTCCCTGTCGTCCTCGGCCATGGTCGCCCTGGGCGAAGCGGCCGATCCGGGCTCGGGCAAGGTCGAGTTCAACAAGGAGTTGGCCAAGCACACCATCGACGTGCTTGGAATGCTCAAGGACAAATTCGACAACGGCCTGGATGACGGAGAAAAGAAGCTCATGTGCGACATCGTGTACAATCTGCGGATGGCGTACGTTAACAAGACAAAATAA